A window from Theobroma cacao cultivar B97-61/B2 chromosome 3, Criollo_cocoa_genome_V2, whole genome shotgun sequence encodes these proteins:
- the LOC18604047 gene encoding protein CHUP1, chloroplastic isoform X2, with amino-acid sequence MIFRVSILVVASVAPFAVIRKRWKKQNLMLPDCSSSQQVDMAEDNIPEKDMEEEEVKVVNSKNVEKVLKPNLTQKRNCEVLELDRQWKLGNREIEQSQNLIKELEKRRVTLEGKPLELYSLKEKLSYIGCLQGNLDDKTAEVDKLNFRIYALKAEIKDLQEIIRQGNLAMKQLEKAKKMIEQMQMENGNASQIKGQIMVLEEQLSGFTTNETSAPNDMVKKKLEAAKTIEFEVVKMKRRNKELELEKRELSVKLFAAYAKISALSDMTQSKTIAKISELRHANGDLSEQVERLQKSRFDMVEELVYQRWLNACLRAEIQGHQKSSRKTLQKELPKPSDQKPRKITTQDPDMNSTSSYTSSTESEDTDSSTIESSSSGHISISKNSGIGHKSSWRSSMDGSSVVSSLDKSSTGSPLERNGIIRRLSNSMVPSKTSMPSTKLDGISSKRAVPVL; translated from the exons ATGATATTCCGGGTCAGCATCTTGGTTGTAGCTTCAGTTGCACCTTTTGCTGTCATCAGAAAGCGTTGGAAGAAGCAAAATCTGATGCTCCCAG ATTGCTCAAGCTCCCAGCAAGTGGACATGGCAGAAGATAATATTCCA GAAAAGGACATGGAGGAGGAGGAGGTTAAAGTGGTCAACAGCAAGAATGTGGAAAAAGTTTTGAAACCAAATTTGACTCAGAAAAGAAACTGTGAAGTGCTTGAGCTTGACAGACAATGGAAGTTAGGGAATAGAGAAATAGAGCAATCACAGAATCTAATAAAGGAATTGGAGAAGAGGAGAGTGACCCTTGAAGGGAAACCGCTTGAGTTGTACAGTCTAAAAGAAAAGCTGTCATACATTGGTTGTTTGCAGGGGAATTTAGATGACAAAACTGCAGAAGTTGACAAACTCAATTTCAGAATTTATGCACTTAAAGCTGAGATAAAGgatcttcaagaaattatAAGGCAGGGTAACTTGGCCATGAAGCAGCTAGAGAAGGCAAAGAAGATGATAGAGCAAATGCAGATGGAAAATGGTAATGCAAGCCAGATAAAGGGGCAGATAATGGTGCTTGAGGAGCAGTTGTCCGGATTTACAACCAATGAAACCTCTGCTCCAAATGATATGGTTAAGAAGAAGCTTGAAGCTGCAAAAACTATTGAATTCGAAGTGGTTAAGATGAAAAGGAGAAACAAAGAACTTGAGTTAGAAAAAAGGGAATTGTCAGTTAAGCTATTTGCTGCTTATGCCAAAATATCTGCCCTTTCTGACATGACACAG AGTAAGACTATTGCCAAGATTAGTGAACTGAGACATGCCAACGGGGACCTCTCAGAACAAGTTGAAAGATTGCAGAAGAGCAGATTTGACATGGTTGAGGAATTGGTGTACCAACGCTGGCTCAATGCTTGCCTGAGGGCTGAAATCCAAGGTCATCAAAAATCATCGAGAAAGACCTTGCAAAAGGAACTTCCAAAGCCTTCAGACCAGAAACCTCGCAAGATAACTACACAAGATCCTGACATGAACAGCACTTCTTCTTACACCTCATCAACTGAGAGTGAAGATACAGACAGCAGCACCATTGAAAGCTCTTCAAGTGGCCATATAAGCATTAGCAAGAATTCAGGCATAGGTCATAAGTCAAGTTGGAGAAGCAGCATGGATGGTTCTAGTGTTGTTTCATCACTGGATAAGTCCTCCACAGGAAGTCCTTTGGAAAGAAATGGTATCATACGCAGGCTTTCAAATTCAATGGTGCCTTCAAAGACATCAATGCCAAGCACTAAACTGGATGGTATATCTAGCAAGAGAGCTGTGCCGGTCCTGTAG
- the LOC18604047 gene encoding protein CHUP1, chloroplastic isoform X1, with product MIFRVSILVVASVAPFAVIRKRWKKQNLMLPAKDCSSSQQVDMAEDNIPEKDMEEEEVKVVNSKNVEKVLKPNLTQKRNCEVLELDRQWKLGNREIEQSQNLIKELEKRRVTLEGKPLELYSLKEKLSYIGCLQGNLDDKTAEVDKLNFRIYALKAEIKDLQEIIRQGNLAMKQLEKAKKMIEQMQMENGNASQIKGQIMVLEEQLSGFTTNETSAPNDMVKKKLEAAKTIEFEVVKMKRRNKELELEKRELSVKLFAAYAKISALSDMTQSKTIAKISELRHANGDLSEQVERLQKSRFDMVEELVYQRWLNACLRAEIQGHQKSSRKTLQKELPKPSDQKPRKITTQDPDMNSTSSYTSSTESEDTDSSTIESSSSGHISISKNSGIGHKSSWRSSMDGSSVVSSLDKSSTGSPLERNGIIRRLSNSMVPSKTSMPSTKLDGISSKRAVPVL from the exons ATGATATTCCGGGTCAGCATCTTGGTTGTAGCTTCAGTTGCACCTTTTGCTGTCATCAGAAAGCGTTGGAAGAAGCAAAATCTGATGCTCCCAG CAAAAGATTGCTCAAGCTCCCAGCAAGTGGACATGGCAGAAGATAATATTCCA GAAAAGGACATGGAGGAGGAGGAGGTTAAAGTGGTCAACAGCAAGAATGTGGAAAAAGTTTTGAAACCAAATTTGACTCAGAAAAGAAACTGTGAAGTGCTTGAGCTTGACAGACAATGGAAGTTAGGGAATAGAGAAATAGAGCAATCACAGAATCTAATAAAGGAATTGGAGAAGAGGAGAGTGACCCTTGAAGGGAAACCGCTTGAGTTGTACAGTCTAAAAGAAAAGCTGTCATACATTGGTTGTTTGCAGGGGAATTTAGATGACAAAACTGCAGAAGTTGACAAACTCAATTTCAGAATTTATGCACTTAAAGCTGAGATAAAGgatcttcaagaaattatAAGGCAGGGTAACTTGGCCATGAAGCAGCTAGAGAAGGCAAAGAAGATGATAGAGCAAATGCAGATGGAAAATGGTAATGCAAGCCAGATAAAGGGGCAGATAATGGTGCTTGAGGAGCAGTTGTCCGGATTTACAACCAATGAAACCTCTGCTCCAAATGATATGGTTAAGAAGAAGCTTGAAGCTGCAAAAACTATTGAATTCGAAGTGGTTAAGATGAAAAGGAGAAACAAAGAACTTGAGTTAGAAAAAAGGGAATTGTCAGTTAAGCTATTTGCTGCTTATGCCAAAATATCTGCCCTTTCTGACATGACACAG AGTAAGACTATTGCCAAGATTAGTGAACTGAGACATGCCAACGGGGACCTCTCAGAACAAGTTGAAAGATTGCAGAAGAGCAGATTTGACATGGTTGAGGAATTGGTGTACCAACGCTGGCTCAATGCTTGCCTGAGGGCTGAAATCCAAGGTCATCAAAAATCATCGAGAAAGACCTTGCAAAAGGAACTTCCAAAGCCTTCAGACCAGAAACCTCGCAAGATAACTACACAAGATCCTGACATGAACAGCACTTCTTCTTACACCTCATCAACTGAGAGTGAAGATACAGACAGCAGCACCATTGAAAGCTCTTCAAGTGGCCATATAAGCATTAGCAAGAATTCAGGCATAGGTCATAAGTCAAGTTGGAGAAGCAGCATGGATGGTTCTAGTGTTGTTTCATCACTGGATAAGTCCTCCACAGGAAGTCCTTTGGAAAGAAATGGTATCATACGCAGGCTTTCAAATTCAATGGTGCCTTCAAAGACATCAATGCCAAGCACTAAACTGGATGGTATATCTAGCAAGAGAGCTGTGCCGGTCCTGTAG